TGCAGGCCACCTGTGGGTGCTTAAGGGGCGAGATCTCCAGGGTGTCCTGAGCAGCGGTTAACCCTCTTTCAAGGGATTCAAGGCCATCAGAGGGCCTTAGGGTGCCGGTGTACAggtctgggggagagggaggccTGGGCAAAGCACCGGACAACCGGCTCTGGAGAGCTTTGAGATCAGGGAGCTGGAGGAGGTCGTAGTGGAGGATGCTCTGAACTGTGAGCTTGGGAGATGGTAGGGGGTCTGGGGAAAAGAAAGTGTTATGATCTAAAGTTGATGCCAAGAAATTAATGGGCTAGAATATAGATGAATGAATGTGGGGAACAGGGATTAGGATGAGAGGAAATTCGGGTGAGGGAGCAGGGATTGCAGAGATGAACTAGGAAGAGAAAGCAGATGGTAAGAGGAGAGGGGGCTTGCTGTTGTAAGGATTAAGAGATTTAATGGGAAAGCTAGAATAcaaggagaggcagagactgtTTTagcacattattttaattttgtctttgctGTGTTCATTGTGAGCAAACCACTGACCTGGAAAATCCTGTATCCGCACATTGATGACCACATTTGAGTAACAAACTCGGTTTGTACAGCCCAGTTTGGTCTGGGACTTAAGAGATTCTTGGGCAGTTGCCTGTTTTTATCCTTTAAGCTAAAATGTATATAGGATTATGCATCAGATGAGTATAAACTTGTTTGATTTATTCTGCTTGCCcacaattttcattcttttaacccaaggatgttaaaaaaaaattgaactgtATGCACTTATTGATAACACCAATAATGTTTTAAGGCCATTGTAAGTAGCCATGTAATGCATTGGAAATAATCTGTTTGATTCACAAAATACAGTTTAAATGCTTCACATTTCATTGTTTATGTAGTTGGGATGCTGTTTATGAGAGAGAACTGAGAACATTCCAAGAATATGGAGATACAGGAGAAATCTGGTGAGTTAAGCTAAGCAATTATTTTTGTGGGTGTGAGAGAGTATGAGCAAGTGAACTCACAACAGTGGCagtgtagctgggtggtggtggtggtggtggtggtgcatgcctttaatcccagcactcggaggcagaggcaggcacatctttgtgagttcgagaccagcctggtctacaagtgctagttctaggacagcctccaaagctatacagagaaaccctatctcgaaaaaccatacCAAACCAAACAATGGCATTCTAGAAGCATGGGTTGAATTTGGCTTCAGTGCTTTAAaatatctccttccttccttccttccttccttccttccttccttccttccttccttccttccgtgactttaaaatatctctttcctttcttccttcctttcatttttttttttttttttgttttttgagatagcattttCCTGAATTTGTTCAATagacctcagactcagagatcctcttgcctctgcctgacTCTTGCTTCAATGACAgctttaaatgtcttttctttttttgcgaCCCAGATTTAAACTGATCACACTACTAGGAAGTTACTTTCATTCCACAGTTGTCATTTTTCAGTTAAGTAATGAAGTTCTGATGTACCAAAATTTGCTGATGTCCAAGAAGGCAGTTATGAGGACAACATTTTAAAGGATTAATGCTGATGtaaatagagtgtgtgtgtgagtgtgtatgtgtgcatgtgtgtttataaatatgtatatccATATACGTATTACTTATTTACATGCATTAGTATATATAACACATACCTTGGGTATTCTATCTTTAGAGGTGTAATCTCCTAAATAACAATAAAGATGAATATTACTTCTTACCTTTCAGAAAAGACTAAAGTGAGCATATGATATGAACAGCTTAAGTGAAATATAGTTGTAACTTTTGCTGTGTATCTGCTCTTTGTATTCTGTTTCTAACAGGTTTGGGGAAGAGAGTATGAACCGACTAATAAGGTGGCTGCAAAAACACAAGATCCCATCAGATGCCTCAGTGCTTGATATTGGAACTGGAAATGGTGTTTTCCTGGTTGAACTTGTTGGTACTTTTAGTATTTATGTGTTTGAGCCAATTCttaaaatgaaagtttaaaagaaaatgttgcgGTTAAGAGATTACCATGtaaatgtgaaatgaaaaacaGTTGGAAAACTTTGAGTGTTCacatgggaggaaagggagaCTGCTTGGATTTTTTGGGAAAGCAGTAAAAATGTGGTGTCAGGCATAATCATGAAAGCTGGACTCCCAGATGTTTAGTGAATGGTGAAGTTCTAGAAGTGAAAGATCTCAAAAGTCATAATCCTGAAAGAGTAAAAGCTTAAATGTGACATTCTGGAAGCCAGAATTCTGAAAACCTTAGTCCCAGTATTCCTATAGCAGAAAGCAAAGGGTGTATAAGGAGAATAAAGGTAAATAATGAGGAGGGGGTTAGAACATTGGTGGTCCTATATTTGATAGTTATATCTTGTTAGGTGTGGCGAATACTGAAAATCTGAGTTGAGCATTGTTTAGGATGTGTAGGTTTCCAGAGGAGATTAATGTCTGAGTCTGGATGGATTAAGAGAAGAGCCTTCTTAGTATGGTTGTACACCATCCAGTAGGTTGAGGCCTGTCAAGGACAAACACAGAAGCTAACATGGTCTTTGTAAAAGTTAGGACcgtttctttttgctgttgtgtACTTTGAAAATCTTGGCCTTCGGACTCTAGGGCTTACACCAGTGGTCTAGGATCCTTAGACTTTGAGCTATAGACTGAGAGTTATCGAATTAGCTCTACTGGTTCTTAGGTCTTTGGACTTGATCTGAGTCGTACTCCTGGCATCTCCTGCAGACAGCCTGTGACTTCTCAGTCACAATAATTGTGTGAGCCAATTCCTCCAATAAACCCTTCTCATACCTgtatctctatatctatatctcaTAACTGGtttttgtctgtatatatttttactaATATAGATTTGGTATTGGGAAAACAGCATCATGCCTTCTCACTGTATTCCTTAGAACATAATGAAATCTGCAAAATTGTTCCCTCATAAAAAGGTTTTGCACTCCTTTAATCtttatatttgcttatttgtatatatgtgcattagGCTTTGATGGCCAAGTAAATTTTCTTCTGCACAAAGGCAGTGATCATTTAATTGTTCAGGGTTACTTATTGATTAAAGAtaaccattttaaagttaaggtcAGCGAGACAGCTTAGTGGATGAGAATACTTGCTCCCAAGCCTGCCCACCTGTGTTTGATTCCTGAAATCTATgtgtgaaaagagagaactgattcagTAATGCTACTTACCTCCATAGGGATACCTCTGTTCTTacacaaaatgcaaaaaaagtataaaacctttttttttaagttgattttttttcttttcggttgagacagggtctctatgtagccctgcctatcttggAATTCTCTTTGAAAATCAGGCTGATCtaaaatgcacagagatctgcctgtctctgccttctgagtgttgggattaaaggtgttgcccagcaagttaaaaaaaaaaaaagtaagctaaTTATTGGTGCTGTGATTACTGCTTAATTTCAACAACCAAAAAATAACCTTTCAAAGGGACACATATGCTTAACAGAAATACTCTTCAAATGACAGTGCAGCGTTGCCAAGATTGCAGTGAAAATGTTGGCTTAAAATTCAAGGTCTTGGCTGGATGGTGGCCGTGCacccctttgatcccagaacttggaaggcagaggcaggtggatctctgtttattcgaggctagcctggtctacaagagctagttccaggacagccagagcagcataggaaaaccctatctcaaccccccccccaaaaaaaaaattattgcactgtgtatctgtgtgagtgtcttTGGTGTATTTGAGAATGTccagagaggccagaaaagattgttagatcccctgaagctggagttgcaggtaggTGTGAGCttccttatgtgggtgctgggagctaaattcaggtcctctggaagaacagaaagcacTGTTAACCTCTCAGCCATGGATCCAGTCCAAGATAGAACTTTTTGATAGGGAGTGATTATGTTGCTTTATATGAGTCATAGAATTTCAGAAGAACAGTACCCAAGAAGATAAACTCAAGCATACTAtccaagaaagacaaatgctcATCTTGACATGAGATTACTTTCTTGTATGTATTTGCTCATAATCTATCCCTACTTATGTGTTGAgctttcatgctttctttttttccttttcctttttttccttgtcatttgtttccattattttaaatcactagttgttttttaaaattatgtgattTTCTCTGCTATATATCTCatcttttgcttcattttgtatAAAGTGTGTAAAGACTTAAGAATTATGATTTGGGCCAAgagtgatggcatacacctttaatctcagcactcaatggaaggtggatctttgtgtgttcaaaggctatcctggtctatgcagagaattccaggccagccaaggaatTATAGTAAaagcctgtctaaaaaacaaacaataataagaccagaataatgtttgtttttatacctTTTTTCAGATTTGTGTTATTGGTATGTAGCAGTGAATTTGGCTTAAACATAGAGATGCTGATGTTAGTAAATGAGGAGGTGAGGTTTTTTGGCATCTGTGAAATTTAAGaaagtttctttgttttcaaattattaagtaaactttgtgtttttttttttttttaaactttaatttttgatgggtggtggtagtgtacacttttagttccagcactcaggagatagagacaggtggatctctgagctatagaccaacctggtctacagagcaagtttcaggatagttagggctatacagagaaatcctgtctcataaaatcaaccaaacaaccTCCCCAaagcctttaatttttatttgtttgatgtgCATGATTGTTTCGTCTACATGAGTTTATATGGAGTTGTAGttattgtgagccatcatgtgggtgctgggaacttgacctacatcctctgcaagagcagaatatgcttttaactgctgagccatctctctagcctgtatttatttgtttttttgtcctttgagacagggtcattgtatagccctggctgacctgaatcTTGATTTGTAGACtggactggtcttgaattcacagagaactgcctgcctctgtctcccaaattctgggatcaaaggagaGTGCCATAATGTCctgtgcttgttttgtttttgaagtagaATCTTGCTGTGTTATCCAGttactctgttttgtttgtttgtttgtttgtttgttttgttttggttttttgttttttgagacagggtttttctgtgtatctttggagcctatcctggccctcactctggagaccagggtggcctcgaactcacagagatatgcctgcctctgcctccctggcagagtgctgggattaaaggcagcgtgcaccaccaaggcccggcacaatcttttttttttttttaagcataatttatttaattttatgtgcattgatgttttccctgtatgtatgtttgtgtgagggtgttggatacccttgaactggagttttagtcgtgagccaccatgtaggtgcttgggattgaacccaggtcctctagaagaagaaccagagctcttaaccattgagccatttctccagtccccctTGCTCGAGTCTTTACCTCGAGCAAGCCCCCTTAATTtttctgggcttcagtttctCCTGATGGTGTAGGCTGGGTGATCTGTATTAACTTCTTTTAgtccaaaactctagaaatctATGTATATTAAAaagagatggggctggagaggtggcttattggttaagagtccttgctgctcttgcaggggacccgggttcagttctaGCATGGGGctcactcacaaccacctgcaactccagttccaggggatcattcaagtcttctgacctccacaggcaccaggcaagtTTGTAGTGCACGTAAATTCAGGCAGAACACCCGTGtctgtaaaattttaaatatcatttaaaaagagaTGTTTGCAATTCTAGTAGAGCAAGTACCTTTGCTAGCTGAGCCACTAAAGATGTATACAGAAGATTAAAATTTGCTAGTGATTACCATACTAATACTAGGTACTGGAAGCTTAAAAGTATGGATCTTGTACTTGAATTATTTATAGTTTAATAGTGGATGGGCTGACAGATAGTTAAAGTGTAACTCATTATATGTAATAATGGATATACTGAGTATAAAAGAGGAGGCAGTTAGCATTGGAAAAGAGGGACAGGGAAAGGTCTTGAGGAATTAATATCCAGATTGGGTAGGAATCTCAGGGCATGGTAGTGAGTGCAGGTGGAGCGGAATTACAGAGGGAGAAAATTTTGGAAAATGAGAACTAAATACATGAAGGTTGAGGCAGCATAGACCCCGAGTCTATAAATAATTGACAAAATAGAATTTGTGTGGGGTGGGGATAAAGATTAGGATTAAGTTCAAGGTAGCTACTGTATTATATGTTGAATTATGCAAGAGCTTAGTTTTTGctaatatctgtctgtctgtatttattctgagacagggtttctctgtgtaaccctgactgccctggaacttgctctgtagatcaggccagactcaaactcagagatctacctgcctcttcctcccaagtgctagatctAAGAGTGGGCACCATCACCgcgtctcccccccccccccccccgccggccAGTTTTTGCTTTTTAGGGGTAATAAGGAGAGAGGCTGAGTAACCTTTCTTGAAACAGTTTGAAATATCAGCATAGAACATATGTTCTTTAAAGGGCAGGAATGAAATGTCTGCAACTCAGTGGATTGTCACAAAGTGAACACTCATACAGTAGTCACTGTGGTCAAGTTTCTTCTTCTCTAAAAGTAACCTCTGTCCTCTGCTGGTTAGCCAAATGGGTCTTCACTTTATAGACCAATTAGCCTGTTTTTAAGTATGTCAGAACTTAGGTCTCCATGCAACATATTTGAGATCTGCTGGTGCTGACTGCAGTATTTGGTTATTCTCATTGCTATATGACTGTGTAGGGTTGCTTTTATAGCCATCTCTCACACACATCCACCTTTTCATTTTACCTGTAGATTCTTTTTGGGTTTTACTGACTCAGTTTTGTGTTtcagggattaaacccagggtcttgtgcctGCTGGacagtctatcactgagccatTGTTCAAGCCTTTTGGATTGTAATAGCTTACTTGCAGAAGCTAATGTTTTATCCTTGAGATTATAGATTCTTTTaggttttctctgtctataatTATGTGCTTTGTGGTAAGTGgtaattttagttttctctttttaatcttttattgcttctcttctctcttggtatgtgcatatgtgttcatgtggatgtgaatgcacatgtgcatgtgtaggaCAGAGTTAACATTGGAGTCTTTTAATCACTCTACTCCTTCCTtcacagggtttttctatgtaacagtcctggctgtcttggaactcactttgtagacctggctggtcttgagctcactgagatccacctgcctctgcctcccgagtgccctggcggcttgttgttgttgttgttgttgttcttcttcttcttcttcttcttcttgttcttcttattgttctcctcctcctcctcctctcctcctcctcctctttctccttcagcCTCCCCTTATCTTCCTCTCCCAGTTCCTATCCTCCATTCCCCACTTTGTCCCCCAATtccctcttcttctgtctccatccaggaaagggcaggtctcccatgactattaacaaaatatggcatatcaagttgcagtaagactaagcacctccccatgtattaagactgggcaaggtgaCCTAGTATGAGAAGTAGGGCCCCAAAGCCAGTAAAAGGGTCGGAGACaggccctgttcccactgttagggaTCACAAAAGAAGttcaagctatacaactgtaacgTATGCATAGTGCCTAgatcagtctcatgcaggctcactggttgttggttcagtttcTGCAAGCTCCTataagcccaggttagttgattgtaTGACTCTTCCTGTGGTGTCTAGTTACTacactcctttctcttcttcctccccaggaTCCCAGAACTCCAAATAACGTTTAGCTGAGGGTCTCTGTATGTGCCTCCATCGGTTGCTGAATGATGATGCCTCTTAGATGACTGTTGGGCCAGGCATCAATCTCGTCacaggagatgaccagttcaggctacttaCCTAgcattgctaggagtctaagctGGGATACTCCCCATGGACTCCTGGGAGATTCCCCTGCACCAGGCTTCCACCTGACCCCAAAATGCGCCCCCCAGCAGTCCCCCTCAGCATTCTCCTCAACCTGATCATTCacgttcccatccccacctgtccTCAGTCCACTCAGGaaatctcttctgtttccccttcccagggagatctgtgtttgtgtataatGTGTGTTTTGGgatgtgcatatggaggtcagaggacaactttgtggagttagttggttctgaggatcaaattcagcttgtcaggcttggtagtGAGCACCTTTGCATGCTAACCCATCCTGCTCGccctttctaccttatttttttttttttttgagatactctcttactgaacttggagcttgtgGATTCATCTACTGTctggctccagggatcctcctgtctcttccttcccagtgctgaaTTATAGGTGTATGATACTATACATTActtttacatggatgttgggTATTGAACTTAGGTTTTCATGCTTGTACACCAAATATCGTACTAATTGAGGCATCTATCTCTATTGCCCTAGTGTCTACAGACATCTCTCTAGTGtcaagcttttgtttgtttggacaaattctctgtagctcaggatggccagATGTAACCTCTAGCCCATAGTCCCCTCAtgctttgcctccccagtgctgggattataggtatgcttGGATATGGGATGTGTTTGTTATTGCTGAGATGCATTCTGTTACATGGCTGTGTTTCACGTTATTTATCTATCCactactttgtgttttgtttgtttgcttgttcgtttgtttattttttgaagtcagggtctcactgtgtagctctggttgtcctagaactcggtagaccaggctggcctcaaactcagagaggtctacctgcctttgcttcccaagtgctgggattaaatgaatgcaccaccaccatgcatgctttattttttgtttttgaaaagtgtCTGTCTTTGTAGCTTAGATGagagcttactatgtagcctggaGTTTAtgacagttctcctgcctcagattatTGAGCAATGGATTACAAGCAGGAGTCATTACATCTGGGTTCTTTGATTTACTTTGCTTTTAAAGATCTTCTTAAGGTAGGAGtttagattattattattatttacttttaggCATTCTTGAACTTGCTGTGGTCCTCCTGCgttagcctcccaagtgttgaaactatagatgtgtgccaccatattaGCTGATTTGTctgttttggatattttatatgGATATTTCATATGTGGcttttctctctggcttctttcattgcataatttttaaaaacatttgtctACATTGAAGCGTGTCAGGACTTCATTCCCTTATGtggctaaataatattccattgtatggctATACCACtgcttgtttattcattcattcattgatgaattttagtttttctttctacttGCTTTATTTACTATTGTAAAAATTTGTGTATAAGTTTGTGTGGAGATATAAGTCTCATTCTTTTGGGTATTTACATAGGATTAGAATTTGCAGAGTCAAATTGCTGGATTTAAGAAATCATTAGATTGCTTTCTTCAGTGGCTGCTTTCTTATATTTCTACCACCAGTAAATATGAGTTTAAACTTCTCCATATCCTCaccagtatttttatttatttatctgttataGGACAATATCTCACTATGCAGTgctggctagcttggaactcattttgtagacaaggctggtctcaaaatcatagagatctgGCCCCTCATTTGAGCCTTTAGTTATACTGGTTTTTGTCCTACACCTGCCCTTGTTGGACCTGGCTGTGTGCATCATTTCCTGGTTGCCA
The DNA window shown above is from Cricetulus griseus strain 17A/GY chromosome 3, alternate assembly CriGri-PICRH-1.0, whole genome shotgun sequence and carries:
- the Eef1akmt2 gene encoding EEF1A lysine methyltransferase 2 isoform X4, yielding MNADADGHSGAAVPVQSREGSPVAADFVPSALGTREHWDAVYERELRTFQEYGDTGEIWFGEESMNRLIRWLQKHKIPSDASVLDIGTGNGVFLVELDLNFLKSCQHPSSALEVDLEIL